The stretch of DNA taaattaggtaatctttattaataatattaatttgaattatcttaaccatctatttgattaaataattcatctgaaccatctatttgattaaataatttgaccgccatttttctacccattttaggcctaactctctttggctcttattagtatagtagatattcattttttttttaacctgaATTTGCTTACATAATAGGTTGTGACTATTTAAACTTTCCATTGTGatataaatttcttattttgagaaacaaaaaattgatttcATCCTTTTAGTATCAAAACCATAAACTACAAGTTTTCTTGATCTGGTCAGCCACTGCAGCCATAGAAGGCCTTTTGTTAGGATACTGAAAAGTACAACAAATGGCAACTTGTAGTAACTGAACCAGTTGCTCTGCATTGCCTTCTGCCTTTGCCAATGTACTGTCAAAAACATCACAGATTGGTTTCTCCCGAAACATGGCCCGAACCCAATTAGGCAAATCGACCCCATTGTTTCTCGCGAAGGCGTCCAATGGGGCCTTCCCGGTTAGCAGTTCCAGGAGCAGAACTCCGAAACTATAGACATCTGACTGGTGGGAGACCTGGTGGGGACCCGTCACTTCTGGTGCGCGGTAGCCTGGAACGAGGTCTAGTTTGGAGTCCGGGGAGAGGAGTCGCGCTAGGCAGAACTCCGACACCCGGACTTCCAAGAAATTTGTTAGGAAAACGTTTGATGATCTGATGTTGCCATGGCAAATGGTTGAGCCTTGAGCATGGAGAGATTGGATGGCATTGGCTACACCATAGGCAATGCTGGTCCTGACTTCCCAATTCAGTGAAGCCTTGTTTTTACCTTCATTTCCTATGTGGAATCAACACCGACATTCAACTAGATTAATCTCACCTCACGGGGCACATAAAAAAAGTGACAAATtgcataaaagaaaaaaaaaatctagaaagTACGATCACAGCTAAGGATGTCAATCTTAGCGCAAAACCGATGGACTAATCTGATAAGTCCAAGTTTTGTCTGATAAGTCCAAAAAATTTTAGGATTAGAACCAAGAAATTTTAGTCCGATAAGCCCAAAATTGATAAAGTCGATGGTCCAAACAAGCTCGTCCAAGCCACTTAAAGGCTATTTTATATTTCACAAGTGATGGAACAAAATATATGTGGAATTTATATGTAAGCtcgatttatatatattggttgaATGATTTATAAGTTTACATAAATGCTTTAGTGTATCCGAAATTGAAAGTTCAGAATATTAATTTGGAAACGTCAAAAGTTTTAGTTGAGTCAGCCCAATAAGTCTAATAATCCAAAATTTTAAGGTTAGTGTCAAGAAAATCTATAAGCCCGAGCCAATAAGTCTGATAACGGGATAGAACTAGTCCCTAACCAAACAGACCGACTTGATTGACATCTCTAATCATAGCTCCAAAAAATTAGAAGAGAAAGGATTATTATTAGTTAGCACTTACCATGTAACCTGAAAGCCAAGCTTCCCATGCTCATATGATCATAAACCAGAAGAATTTCAGTGTGATGCCAACAATATGCTTTAAGTGGAAGAAGATTTTCATGTGTCATCATCTTCCCCACCTCATGAACCCTCTCTGTAAATTCATCAACCGGCAAGCAACCAATCTTCAATCTCTTCACAGCCACTGCAGATTTCTCCGGCAGCTCCGATTTGTAACTTGTCCCGAACGTCCCCTTTCCCAGCACGCCCGCCGTCGACCGCAACAAATCCTCCAATTCATACCCATCTCCATCGCCAAAGAAAACCAGCTTGCTTTTAACAATGGAATCAGGGCTCCAGGCCATTATTTTTACAGCTTTCTTTAATTCCTGCAGGCCGGCCTGTTTTCTTTGCTATTTATAGCTTTTATGATTCCGGGGCGATTTAATACTACTGGCAAGAAATTTTCCTCATCGCAGACGCGTAGCTTAGCCGACCTGTCGAGAAGTTGACATGAAGTTGCGTTCATATTCATTCATTTGTATGTAGTTGGCTAGTTGCTGTATTATGTCAATTATTGACTCAtggataatatttaatttgtattagaGTTTTCATCATGGATAATTGGATAGTAGTCAGTCCATTCACggataattaattgataaaaaataatgagtatTTCATTTTTAGGCGATTGAGAAAAGTTCCTAGTCAGATTAAATATGCACGAGTAAATTTTGCttcaatgtaatatatactccgtagttCTCAAACCACAAAAGATAAATTAATGACACTAGTTAGGAGACTTTAATTTGTGCGATACACTCGACTAAAAGAGTACTGATAAAAAGTTAACTCGTGAGAGGGTGTgcgtttttcatttttaatgaaTTCTTCCTTAGGTAGTAAGTAATGACTAACGCTCTTCTTTTAGCTAGATGTTTAAGAAAAACTAtgtctatttttaaaaatataatatttattatttaatttcttcaataaaaatgtcaaaataagAATTGAATGCATGCCTTGCATTCTTAATATAAGTTCACATTGCATTCATTATGGACAAAGAAAAGGAtcggaatataatatattaattacttaattagtcaatgaatatatataatcaaatagaCTGTTTAACCAATCTAGGGTAGGTATGAAAGTTTTGTCTTAACCAACGAAGGAAACTCTTGAGATGTTTTGAGGTCCCTCAAGGACGTCCCATTAATAGGCCAGTCTATTCGAGATATTCCCTCTTCCCGATagaaaaaatatactttttttttaatttttaaatgaatgtTTACTCACCTCCAACCATAACATTCAATGAAAGTTAGGTGGCAGGCAGGGCCGAATTTTGGGTTGTGCAAGCTGGGTTACAGCACAGGGCCCTAAATTTTTGAGGGCCtaacatttaatttttacttaGTTAGTTaagacattaaaaaataaaaagtttgcaATTAATATTAAAAGATTCTATGGAGTAAtggtaaaaatgaaaatttattgtatatcttatatcttatttaagATCAAAGGTTCGAATCCTACTGCTTGTAgggcctcatttatttataaggaCAAggcaccaaaaataaaaaaatcggcCCTGGTGACAGGTTATGGGTAATGGCATAAGATAGAACCTTAGCTTGTTAGATGTGAGAATTACATTGTGGTGGGCAAGATGGGCTCCTTGCATTGTGAGCACTATGCACTAGCCTTCCCATTTAATGGATGGACTGCGAGTTACCGTGATTTATCCATCTAGTATCCTAAAGTGAAAGAATTTTGCTTTTATGAGCAAATATAGATAACTAATAAGAAAACTCCTAGCTACCTCCAAACTCTATAATTTAAAGTCTAATCAGACTTTCATTCCCCCACTTAATActtcaatatattattattaacttataatatattctataaaatagaaaaaggtTAGATGCAATTTCAGGAAAATTTCTTTGCAAGGTGAAATACAGCTGTATAAATATGGTATGTGTAGTTGTAGCTTTCTTGGCAATGCTTGGTTAGGAAAATGGTGTAATTATATCCAAACCAAGAggcatattatatttaatatgatATTGGAGTAAATATAAGTTTGaatagccaaagaccttatggttTAGTAACATTCGGTTTATACTTCCACGtgaaagggagtgggtttgagtctcagtagaagcaactgttgactctttgtacttcagtcgGTTAAGAAAACTTAAGTGTATTTTGATTTCGATGTTTATATCTTGAAATTAATAGAGGTAAACACAATAACCAAATTCATATCttacttctttaattttttttttctagtccTTG from Ipomoea triloba cultivar NCNSP0323 chromosome 7, ASM357664v1 encodes:
- the LOC116025038 gene encoding probable inactive receptor kinase RLK902; this translates as MAWSPDSIVKSKLVFFGDGDGYELEDLLRSTAGVLGKGTFGTSYKSELPEKSAVAVKRLKIGCLPVDEFTERVHEVGKMMTHENLLPLKAYCWHHTEILLVYDHMSMGSLAFRLHGNEGKNKASLNWEVRTSIAYGVANAIQSLHAQGSTICHGNIRSSNVFLTNFLEVRVSEFCLARLLSPDSKLDLVPGYRAPEVTGPHQVSHQSDVYSFGVLLLELLTGKAPLDAFARNNGVDLPNWVRAMFREKPICDVFDSTLAKAEGNAEQLVQLLQVAICCTFQYPNKRPSMAAVADQIKKTCSLWF